Proteins encoded together in one Pseudomonas sp. ADAK13 window:
- the mksE gene encoding Mks condensin complex protein MksE — protein sequence MHLDLSELSQLAPIFRELFKGYHVSRRDPELYAQLSNFQDQYRTLFKALGFELVCDTRGFYYFVPDSAVAAAQVNKTAQRLALFTFIIVEHLADQGRDPIAVLDGGSLGRDELPSLLEKYRDLFIQAEVQTVEELEEKIMRRMTQLGFASEETGIYRFLPPMHRFLDVCLSVQQDRDLAASIHSVLPLPAPVIIDEDSDEKLLKTDDPLDLSDFSDESEEDALARAIAEEQETDA from the coding sequence ATGCATCTTGATCTATCCGAACTGTCCCAGCTGGCGCCGATCTTTCGCGAGCTGTTCAAGGGTTACCACGTCAGCCGCCGCGACCCGGAGCTGTACGCCCAACTGTCGAACTTCCAGGACCAGTACCGCACGCTGTTCAAGGCCCTGGGCTTTGAGCTGGTGTGCGACACCCGGGGTTTCTACTACTTCGTGCCGGACTCGGCCGTGGCCGCCGCGCAGGTCAACAAGACCGCCCAGCGCCTGGCGTTGTTCACCTTCATCATCGTCGAGCACCTGGCCGACCAGGGCCGCGACCCGATCGCCGTGCTCGACGGTGGCAGCCTGGGCCGTGACGAGTTGCCCTCCCTGCTGGAAAAGTACCGCGACCTGTTTATCCAGGCCGAAGTGCAGACCGTTGAGGAGCTGGAAGAAAAAATCATGCGTCGTATGACGCAGCTGGGTTTTGCCAGTGAAGAGACCGGTATCTACCGCTTCCTGCCGCCGATGCACCGTTTCCTCGATGTGTGCCTCTCGGTCCAGCAGGACCGTGATCTCGCCGCGAGCATCCACAGCGTATTGCCGCTGCCGGCCCCGGTGATCATCGACGAAGACAGCGATGAAAAACTGCTGAAGACCGATGACCCGCTCGATCTCAGTGACTTCTCTGATGAGAGCGAAGAAGACGCCCTGGCCCGTGCCATTGCCGAAGAACAGGAGACCGACGCATGA
- the mksB gene encoding Mks condensin complex protein MksB gives MIEPKRVLRALAEHWALLEPLCEHFDQGTLSLSELRAQLAAQQLDSTPQDITSLLDVWIRLDILVPVAKSPNRFELNAQIHDFLAYLRKEHRLGLCLEIEAYLRHLERLAGYIQDAFDIRDGHDLARQLRLLDMRVRDVLKKLANDEQALAAVADRAKTSDRQIPLRQRYAEVLATWDEYVEPMIQLVNADGAFEQGVRKVENVLLRMLTEQQRLGHLVDDDMLLRTHARILEMQTSAQLTLRHARELLLPLREEARRHNAVTRGAALALSAIRRKGLDAVPQAAMPMFTRPQSTFLGSASQVEAYVYALANFEPKPARFPKAHKSHKGEAPRAPRTVKEMLERCEDALPMPDLMTWLLEQEPDGATDELLYWFSRLSREKRFKRERLERRDYHTHEHQVSLRSFALLPASVDAHGNSASTPNAS, from the coding sequence ATGATCGAACCCAAGCGCGTCTTGCGCGCCCTCGCCGAACACTGGGCCCTGCTTGAGCCACTGTGCGAACACTTCGACCAAGGCACCCTGAGCCTCAGCGAATTGCGCGCGCAACTGGCCGCCCAACAACTGGACAGCACGCCACAGGACATCACCAGCCTGCTGGACGTGTGGATTCGCCTGGATATCCTGGTGCCTGTCGCCAAGAGCCCGAACCGTTTCGAGCTCAACGCACAGATCCACGACTTCCTGGCTTATCTTCGCAAGGAGCACCGGCTAGGCCTGTGCCTGGAAATCGAAGCCTACCTGCGCCACCTTGAGCGCCTGGCGGGTTATATCCAGGACGCCTTCGACATCCGTGACGGCCATGACCTGGCGCGCCAACTGCGCCTGCTGGACATGCGCGTGCGCGACGTGCTGAAAAAACTCGCCAACGACGAGCAAGCCCTCGCGGCCGTGGCCGACCGCGCCAAGACCAGCGACCGGCAGATCCCGTTGCGCCAGCGCTACGCCGAAGTACTGGCGACGTGGGACGAATACGTCGAGCCGATGATCCAGCTGGTGAACGCCGACGGCGCCTTCGAACAAGGCGTGCGCAAGGTCGAAAACGTGTTGCTGCGCATGCTCACCGAGCAGCAGCGCCTCGGCCACCTGGTGGACGACGACATGCTGCTGCGCACCCACGCGCGCATCCTCGAAATGCAGACCAGCGCCCAGTTGACCTTGCGTCACGCCCGTGAACTGCTGCTGCCACTGCGTGAAGAAGCGCGCCGGCACAACGCCGTGACCCGTGGCGCGGCCCTGGCCCTGTCGGCGATTCGCCGCAAAGGCCTGGACGCGGTGCCACAAGCGGCGATGCCGATGTTTACCCGGCCGCAAAGCACCTTCCTCGGCAGTGCCAGCCAGGTCGAAGCCTATGTGTACGCCCTGGCCAACTTCGAACCGAAGCCGGCGCGTTTCCCCAAGGCGCACAAATCCCACAAGGGCGAAGCCCCTCGCGCCCCGCGCACGGTCAAGGAAATGCTCGAGCGCTGCGAAGACGCACTGCCGATGCCCGACCTGATGACCTGGCTGCTGGAGCAGGAGCCGGACGGCGCAACCGACGAGTTGCTGTATTGGTTTTCACGCCTGTCGCGGGAGAAACGCTTCAAGCGTGAACGCCTGGAACGACGGGATTACCACACTCACGAGCATCAGGTCAGCCTGCGCTCATTCGCCCTGCTCCCGGCCAGCGTTGATGCGCACGGGAATTCTGCGAGCACACCTAATGCATCTTGA
- the rimI gene encoding ribosomal protein S18-alanine N-acetyltransferase: MSEALSFRPMTEADLDAVLKIEYAAFSHPWTRGIFLDGLGKYQIWLMFEGEQQVGHGVVQIILDEAHLLNITVKPENQGRGLGLSLLEHLMSRAYEAKARECFLEVRDSNTGAFRLYERYGFNEIGRRRDYYPAVGGREDAVVMACTLVD; the protein is encoded by the coding sequence ATGAGTGAAGCTTTATCCTTCCGCCCGATGACCGAGGCGGACCTCGACGCCGTACTGAAGATCGAATACGCAGCGTTCAGCCACCCCTGGACCCGCGGGATTTTTCTCGACGGGCTGGGCAAGTACCAGATCTGGCTGATGTTCGAAGGAGAGCAGCAGGTGGGCCACGGAGTGGTGCAGATCATCCTTGATGAAGCCCATTTGCTGAACATCACCGTCAAGCCGGAAAACCAGGGCCGTGGCCTGGGTTTGAGCTTGCTGGAGCACCTGATGTCGCGGGCCTACGAGGCCAAGGCGCGGGAATGTTTCCTGGAAGTGCGCGATAGCAACACCGGCGCGTTCCGGCTCTATGAGCGTTATGGTTTCAACGAAATTGGCCGCCGGCGGGATTATTACCCCGCCGTCGGTGGTCGCGAAGATGCGGTCGTGATGGCCTGCACCCTGGTGGATTAA
- the can gene encoding carbonate dehydratase, whose protein sequence is MNELQDLLDNNERWADAIKQEDPEFFAKLARQQTPEYLWIGCSDARVPANEIVGMLPGDLFVHRNVANVVLHTDLNCLSVIQYAVDVLKVKHILVTGHYGCGGVRASMQDNQLGLIDGWLRTIRDLYYENRDVLAQLPTEEERVDRLCELNVIQQVANVGHTSIVQNAWHRGQSLSVHGCIYGIKDGRWKSLNTTISGFEQLPPQYRLRPLGAV, encoded by the coding sequence ATGAACGAACTACAAGACCTGCTTGATAACAACGAACGCTGGGCAGATGCGATCAAACAGGAAGATCCCGAATTCTTCGCCAAGCTCGCCCGCCAGCAAACCCCGGAATACCTGTGGATCGGCTGTTCCGACGCTCGCGTACCGGCCAACGAGATCGTCGGCATGCTGCCGGGCGACCTGTTTGTACACCGCAACGTGGCCAACGTAGTGCTGCACACCGACCTCAATTGCCTGTCGGTGATCCAGTACGCCGTCGACGTGCTCAAGGTCAAACACATCCTCGTCACCGGCCACTACGGCTGTGGCGGCGTGCGCGCCTCGATGCAGGACAACCAGTTGGGCCTGATCGACGGCTGGCTGCGCACCATCCGTGACCTGTACTACGAAAACCGCGACGTGCTGGCCCAGTTGCCCACCGAAGAAGAACGCGTCGACCGCCTGTGTGAGCTGAACGTGATCCAGCAAGTGGCCAACGTCGGCCATACCAGCATTGTGCAAAACGCCTGGCATCGCGGGCAGAGCCTGTCGGTTCACGGCTGCATCTACGGGATCAAGGACGGTCGCTGGAAAAGCCTGAACACCACCATCAGTGGTTTCGAGCAGTTGCCGCCGCAATACCGCCTGCGCCCGCTGGGTGCGGTCTAA
- a CDS encoding SET domain-containing protein-lysine N-methyltransferase: MKTQAMDKANACVNDCLYPFVMLQGEHGYPSTRDYEVVRTRDGSGEGIKTRVAFDSRLCIAKVSGYALSERRLHTLQMSSRIHLYDPWFSGLLSHSCNPNVFLDMTYLELWSVQSVAAGALLTMDYAHTEDVLFRQFRCQCGELNCRGWITGMNEPLNTEGQQFMEQWRQRKSP, encoded by the coding sequence ATGAAAACTCAAGCCATGGATAAGGCTAACGCCTGCGTGAATGACTGCCTTTACCCGTTTGTGATGTTGCAGGGCGAACACGGCTACCCGTCCACCCGCGATTACGAGGTGGTGCGTACACGGGACGGTTCAGGCGAAGGGATCAAGACCCGCGTCGCCTTTGACAGCCGCCTGTGCATTGCCAAGGTGTCCGGCTATGCGCTGAGCGAACGACGCCTGCATACGTTGCAGATGTCCTCGCGCATCCACTTGTACGACCCATGGTTCAGCGGCCTGCTGTCGCACTCATGCAACCCGAACGTGTTCCTCGACATGACGTACCTGGAACTGTGGTCGGTTCAATCCGTTGCCGCCGGCGCCCTGCTGACCATGGATTACGCCCACACCGAGGACGTGTTGTTCCGACAGTTTCGCTGCCAATGTGGCGAGCTCAACTGTCGGGGCTGGATCACCGGCATGAACGAGCCTCTGAACACCGAAGGTCAGCAGTTCATGGAGCAGTGGCGCCAGCGCAAAAGCCCTTAG
- the acpA gene encoding acid phosphatase: MSDEHEDRPSQDIEAKPPVDTSRRRFLGGAAVLGVGATLSACGNTSEAPGKPVERPLTPQELDKALHEQVKTVVVIYAENRSFNNLFADFPGVEKPLSALTAAEYQQRDRDGSLLSTLPPTWGGVLQIGPQTVDGVTYPSEVQYQENLPNAPYALKGPNGEDQPLSLVTRDLWHVFYQNQMQINGGKNDAFVAWGDSGGLLMGHYAQSRYALRLWDVAKEFVLCDNFFQGAFGGSFLNHQYLISATPPVYPNAAQSVAKAQIATLQSDDPTDPRLKPLDKSPASAMTGPPQFGPSALTPDGFGVNTLAPPYWPTWIRDPERPDYSKPDLPNVLVPQTHEHIGDKLSKKNVDWAWYAGAWQATLDQFKDSGGIPKIPNFQYHHQPFNYFKQQGPENPAERNKRLRDGGLGDDASTNKFFADAQAGKLPAVTFYKPQGNLNMHAGYADVASGDRHITRALKVLQESPQWKNMVVIVTVDENGGWWDHVAPPKGDRWGPGTRIPALVVSPFARKGTVDHTVYDTASILRLITRVFQLETLDGLKQRDDAMTARGQKPMGDLSNALHFPV, encoded by the coding sequence ATGAGCGACGAGCACGAAGACCGCCCTTCCCAAGACATTGAAGCCAAACCGCCAGTCGACACCAGCCGGCGGCGCTTCCTGGGAGGCGCGGCCGTGCTGGGCGTGGGTGCGACCCTGAGTGCCTGCGGCAATACCAGCGAGGCACCCGGCAAGCCGGTGGAGCGCCCGCTGACGCCGCAAGAGCTGGACAAGGCCCTGCACGAACAGGTTAAAACCGTGGTGGTGATCTACGCCGAAAACCGCAGTTTCAACAACCTGTTTGCTGATTTCCCCGGCGTCGAGAAACCCCTGTCGGCCCTGACCGCCGCTGAGTATCAACAACGCGACCGCGACGGCAGCCTGCTGAGCACGCTGCCCCCGACCTGGGGCGGCGTGTTGCAAATCGGCCCGCAGACCGTGGACGGCGTGACGTACCCCAGCGAAGTGCAATACCAGGAAAACCTGCCCAACGCCCCCTACGCCCTGAAGGGCCCGAACGGCGAAGACCAGCCGCTGAGCCTGGTCACCCGGGATTTGTGGCACGTGTTCTATCAGAACCAGATGCAGATCAATGGCGGTAAAAACGATGCGTTCGTCGCCTGGGGCGACTCCGGCGGCCTGCTGATGGGCCATTACGCCCAGAGTCGTTACGCCCTGCGCTTGTGGGACGTGGCGAAGGAGTTTGTGCTCTGCGATAACTTCTTCCAGGGCGCGTTTGGCGGATCGTTCCTCAACCACCAATACCTGATCAGCGCCACCCCGCCGGTGTACCCAAACGCTGCGCAATCGGTGGCCAAGGCACAGATCGCCACGCTGCAAAGTGACGACCCGACCGACCCGCGCCTCAAGCCTCTGGACAAATCCCCGGCCAGCGCCATGACCGGCCCGCCGCAATTCGGCCCCAGCGCACTGACCCCGGACGGTTTCGGCGTGAACACCCTGGCCCCGCCTTACTGGCCGACCTGGATTCGCGACCCCGAGCGCCCGGATTACTCCAAGCCCGACTTGCCTAACGTGCTGGTGCCACAAACCCACGAGCACATCGGCGACAAACTGTCGAAAAAGAACGTCGACTGGGCCTGGTACGCCGGTGCGTGGCAAGCAACCCTGGATCAGTTCAAGGACTCGGGCGGCATTCCGAAGATTCCGAATTTCCAGTACCACCACCAGCCCTTCAACTACTTCAAGCAGCAAGGCCCGGAAAACCCGGCTGAGCGCAATAAACGCCTGCGCGATGGCGGCCTGGGGGATGACGCCAGCACCAACAAGTTCTTCGCCGATGCCCAGGCCGGCAAGCTGCCTGCGGTGACCTTCTACAAACCCCAGGGCAACCTGAATATGCACGCCGGTTACGCCGACGTCGCTTCGGGCGACCGGCATATCACCCGCGCCTTGAAGGTGCTGCAGGAAAGCCCGCAATGGAAGAACATGGTGGTGATCGTCACGGTCGATGAAAACGGCGGCTGGTGGGACCACGTTGCACCGCCAAAAGGCGATCGTTGGGGCCCGGGCACGCGGATTCCGGCACTGGTGGTCTCGCCGTTCGCGCGCAAGGGCACGGTGGACCATACCGTCTACGACACCGCGTCGATCCTGCGTCTGATCACCCGGGTGTTCCAGCTGGAAACCCTCGACGGGCTCAAGCAGCGTGACGACGCCATGACCGCGCGCGGCCAAAAGCCCATGGGGGATTTGAGCAACGCCCTGCACTTCCCGGTGTAG
- a CDS encoding short-chain fatty acid transporter — translation MADAIEESRYARFALRCSNFAERWFPDSWVFAALAVIIVAVATLGMGAAPTEAAKAFGDGFWSLIPFTMQMAFVVIGGYVVASSPPAVKLIDRLARIPKNGRSAVAWVALISMVASLLNWGLSLVFGGLLVRALARRTDLRMDYRAAGAAAYLGLGAVWALGLSSSAAQLQANPASLPPSILSITGMIPFTDTIFLWQSGVLLLALIVVSLIIAYATAPGPNSARDAKACGVDPAFNLPKPQPPNRPGEWLEHSPLLTILLALLAAGWLFHEFSTKPAISAISGLNTYNFLFLMVGALLHWRPRSFLDAVARAVPTTTGVLIQFPLYGSIAALMTVVKGGDGQTLAHHISTFFTSIASHDTYALMMGVYSAVLGFFIPSGGGKWIIEAPYVMQVANDLEYHLGWAVQIYNAAEALPNLINPFYMLPLLGVLGLKARDLIGFSFVQLLVHTPLVLFLLWALGTTLKYLPPVMP, via the coding sequence GTGGCCGATGCTATCGAAGAAAGCCGCTACGCCCGATTTGCCCTGCGTTGTTCCAACTTCGCCGAGCGCTGGTTCCCGGACTCCTGGGTGTTTGCCGCCCTCGCCGTGATCATCGTCGCCGTGGCGACCCTGGGCATGGGCGCCGCGCCGACCGAGGCCGCCAAGGCGTTTGGTGACGGGTTCTGGAGTTTGATCCCGTTCACCATGCAAATGGCCTTCGTGGTGATTGGCGGTTATGTGGTCGCCAGCTCCCCGCCCGCTGTGAAATTGATCGATCGCCTCGCACGCATCCCGAAAAACGGCCGTTCTGCCGTGGCCTGGGTGGCGCTGATTTCGATGGTCGCCTCGTTGCTCAACTGGGGCTTGTCCCTGGTGTTCGGCGGCTTGCTGGTGCGGGCACTGGCCCGTCGTACGGATTTGCGTATGGATTACCGCGCGGCCGGTGCTGCGGCCTATCTGGGCCTGGGCGCGGTATGGGCGCTGGGGCTGTCGTCGTCGGCGGCGCAGTTGCAGGCCAACCCGGCGAGTTTGCCGCCGTCGATTTTGTCGATCACCGGGATGATCCCGTTTACCGACACCATCTTCCTGTGGCAATCCGGCGTGCTGTTGCTGGCACTGATCGTGGTCTCGCTGATCATCGCCTACGCCACTGCACCCGGGCCGAACTCCGCCCGTGATGCCAAGGCCTGCGGTGTCGACCCGGCCTTCAACCTGCCCAAGCCACAGCCGCCGAACCGCCCGGGCGAGTGGCTGGAACACAGCCCGCTGCTGACTATCCTGCTGGCGTTGCTGGCCGCAGGGTGGCTGTTCCATGAATTCTCGACCAAGCCGGCGATCAGCGCGATCTCGGGGCTCAACACCTACAACTTCCTGTTCCTGATGGTGGGCGCATTGCTGCACTGGCGCCCGCGCAGCTTCCTCGACGCCGTGGCCCGCGCGGTGCCGACCACCACCGGGGTGCTGATCCAGTTCCCGTTGTATGGCTCGATTGCGGCGTTGATGACGGTGGTGAAAGGCGGCGACGGTCAGACATTGGCTCACCATATCTCGACCTTCTTCACCTCCATCGCATCCCATGACACCTACGCGCTGATGATGGGCGTGTATTCGGCGGTGCTGGGCTTCTTTATCCCGTCGGGCGGCGGCAAGTGGATCATCGAGGCGCCGTACGTGATGCAGGTCGCCAATGACCTGGAATACCACCTGGGCTGGGCGGTGCAGATCTACAACGCTGCCGAGGCGCTGCCGAACCTGATCAACCCGTTCTATATGTTGCCGCTGCTGGGGGTACTGGGGTTGAAGGCGCGGGATTTGATCGGCTTTTCGTTTGTGCAGCTGCTGGTGCACACGCCGCTGGTGCTGTTTTTGCTGTGGGCGCTGGGCACGACGCTTAAATATTTGCCGCCAGTGATGCCATAG
- a CDS encoding MFS transporter has protein sequence MTATSYPQAQRFSRSDYKTLGLAALGGALEIYDFIIFVFFALTLSQLFFPPEMPEWLRLLQSFGIFVTGYLARPLGGILMAHFADHLGRKRVFSLSILMMALPCLLIGIMPTYAHIGYFAPLILLALRILQGAAVGGEVPSAWVFVAEHAPDNHRGYALGFLQAGLTFGYLLGALTATLLAQVFTPEEILDYAWRFPFLLGGVFGVIGVWLRRWLSETPVFLQMQARRQAGAELPLRTVLREHRNALLPAMILTCVLTSAVVVLVVITPTMMQKTFGMSPSHTFALSALGIVFLNIGCVLAGLLVDRIGAWRAVLVYSLLLPVGIAVLYASLIAGGVWLGAAYAIAGLSCGVVGAVPSVMVSLFPAQVRVSGISFTYNIAYALWASTTPLMLIALMPASPWICVVYCVVMGAVGAVSAAHFGKRQPT, from the coding sequence ATGACTGCCACCTCTTATCCACAGGCGCAGCGTTTCTCCCGCTCCGACTACAAAACCCTGGGCCTGGCTGCCTTGGGCGGGGCCCTGGAAATCTACGACTTCATCATCTTCGTGTTTTTCGCGCTGACCCTGAGCCAACTGTTCTTCCCGCCGGAAATGCCCGAATGGCTGCGCCTGCTGCAAAGCTTCGGCATCTTCGTCACCGGCTACCTCGCGCGCCCGCTGGGCGGGATCCTGATGGCGCATTTCGCCGATCACTTGGGCCGCAAACGGGTGTTCAGCCTGAGCATCCTGATGATGGCGCTGCCGTGCCTGCTGATCGGGATCATGCCCACCTACGCACACATTGGTTATTTCGCGCCCTTGATCCTGCTGGCGTTGCGCATCCTCCAGGGCGCGGCGGTGGGTGGGGAAGTGCCCAGCGCCTGGGTATTTGTCGCCGAGCACGCCCCGGACAACCATCGCGGTTACGCCTTGGGCTTCCTGCAGGCCGGGCTGACCTTCGGCTACCTGCTCGGCGCGCTGACCGCGACGTTGCTGGCGCAAGTCTTCACCCCGGAAGAAATCCTCGACTACGCCTGGCGCTTCCCGTTCCTGCTCGGCGGCGTGTTTGGCGTGATCGGCGTCTGGCTGCGGCGCTGGCTCAGCGAAACCCCGGTGTTCCTGCAGATGCAGGCCCGCCGCCAGGCTGGCGCCGAATTACCCCTGCGCACCGTCCTGCGGGAACACCGCAACGCGCTGCTGCCGGCCATGATCCTCACCTGCGTGCTCACCTCAGCCGTGGTGGTATTGGTCGTTATCACCCCGACCATGATGCAGAAAACCTTCGGCATGAGCCCCAGCCACACCTTCGCCCTGAGTGCGTTGGGCATCGTGTTCCTGAACATCGGTTGCGTGCTGGCCGGCCTGCTGGTGGACCGCATCGGCGCGTGGCGCGCGGTGTTGGTTTACAGCCTGTTGCTGCCGGTGGGGATTGCCGTGCTGTATGCCAGCCTGATTGCGGGCGGCGTGTGGCTGGGCGCGGCGTATGCGATTGCCGGTTTGAGTTGCGGGGTGGTGGGGGCTGTGCCGTCGGTGATGGTCAGCCTGTTCCCGGCGCAGGTGCGCGTGTCGGGGATTTCCTTCACCTACAACATTGCGTATGCGCTGTGGGCGAGTACCACGCCGTTGATGTTGATCGCGTTGATGCCTGCCAGCCCGTGGATCTGCGTGGTGTATTGCGTGGTGATGGGCGCGGTGGGCGCAGTGAGTGCGGCGCATTTTGGCAAGCGCCAACCCACCTGA
- a CDS encoding GntT/GntP/DsdX family permease — protein MELSTAAWMVHDTRLMFCVLLAIASIIVLISATKLPPFLSILIGTFIAGVGAGLPPEEVAKAFSKGAGAILGEAGIIIALGSMLGALMAESGAADRIATTLLGLGKGKSLPWVMALVAMVIGLPLFFEVGLVMMVPIIFVMAKRSNQPLLKIAIPALAGMTTLHALMPPHPGPLIAVSALHADLGLTMLLGFCLAVPAVILAGPLYGNWLSKRMHVDEPADIGALFSAPPKAPRQPSFGVSLLIILLPVILMLGSTLAKVAMSPESPVALTLKFLGEPLIALGLAVIAAVICLGWASGMPRADVGNTLRKALAPIAVLLLTIGAGGGLKQTLLDAGVSQTISKVAEGAHMPYLLLAWLIAVALRQATGSATVATTTTAGILAPMMAGLAATQSSLVALAIGAGSVFFCHVNDAGFWMVREYFGLQLKQTIWVWSVLQTIVSVVGLVGTLLMWHFLT, from the coding sequence TTGGAGTTATCGACTGCCGCGTGGATGGTTCACGACACCCGCCTCATGTTCTGCGTTCTGCTGGCCATCGCCAGCATCATTGTGTTGATCAGCGCCACCAAGCTGCCGCCGTTCCTGTCGATCCTGATCGGCACGTTTATCGCCGGTGTCGGCGCGGGCTTGCCGCCGGAAGAAGTGGCCAAGGCGTTCAGCAAAGGCGCCGGGGCGATCCTCGGTGAAGCCGGGATCATCATTGCCCTGGGCTCGATGCTCGGCGCGTTGATGGCCGAGTCCGGGGCTGCCGACCGTATCGCCACTACCCTGCTCGGCCTGGGCAAGGGCAAGTCGTTGCCCTGGGTGATGGCGCTGGTGGCAATGGTGATTGGCTTGCCGCTGTTCTTCGAAGTGGGCCTGGTGATGATGGTGCCGATCATCTTTGTGATGGCCAAGCGCTCGAACCAGCCGCTGCTGAAAATCGCGATCCCGGCGCTGGCGGGCATGACCACCCTGCACGCCCTGATGCCTCCGCATCCAGGGCCGTTGATTGCAGTCAGCGCCTTGCACGCCGACCTGGGCCTGACCATGTTGCTGGGCTTTTGCCTCGCCGTGCCGGCCGTGATTCTGGCCGGCCCGTTGTACGGCAACTGGCTGTCCAAGCGCATGCACGTGGATGAGCCGGCCGATATTGGCGCACTGTTCAGTGCACCGCCCAAGGCGCCACGCCAGCCGAGTTTTGGTGTGTCGCTGCTGATCATTCTGTTGCCGGTGATCCTGATGCTCGGCAGCACCCTGGCCAAGGTCGCCATGTCGCCGGAAAGCCCGGTGGCGCTGACCTTGAAGTTCCTCGGTGAGCCACTGATCGCGCTGGGCCTGGCGGTGATTGCGGCGGTGATTTGCCTGGGTTGGGCCAGCGGCATGCCGCGGGCCGATGTGGGCAATACCTTGCGTAAAGCGCTGGCGCCGATCGCGGTACTGCTGCTGACCATCGGCGCGGGTGGCGGGTTGAAGCAAACGTTGCTGGATGCCGGCGTGAGCCAGACCATCAGCAAAGTGGCCGAAGGCGCGCACATGCCGTACCTGTTGCTGGCTTGGCTGATTGCCGTGGCGCTGCGTCAGGCCACCGGTTCGGCGACCGTTGCCACGACGACAACGGCGGGCATTCTGGCGCCGATGATGGCGGGTCTGGCGGCGACGCAAAGCTCACTGGTGGCCCTGGCGATTGGTGCCGGCTCGGTGTTCTTCTGCCACGTCAACGACGCGGGCTTCTGGATGGTGCGTGAGTACTTCGGCTTGCAGCTGAAGCAGACGATTTGGGTGTGGTCGGTGTTGCAGACCATCGTGTCGGTGGTCGGCCTGGTCGGCACACTGCTGATGTGGCACTTCCTCACCTGA
- a CDS encoding cation diffusion facilitator family transporter yields the protein MSAGHSHAQVRAGHERKLWIALGLTSSFMIAEVIGAFITGSLALLSDAAHMMTDALALAISLVAIQVAKRPADRKRTFGYARFEILAAAFNALLLFAVAFYILYEAYQRLQAPAEIQSTGMLVIAVLGLIVNLISMRLLSAASGESLNVKGAYLEVWSDMLGSIGVIIAALVIMFTGWGWVDSVVAAAIGFWVLPRTWTLLKESMNVLLQGVPDGIDIDKVEQALRGVPGVKDVHDLHIWALTSGKNVLSTHLVADSAQGSEQQILSQVTELLHEQFDISHATIQVEGDGFHHDEHDEVHA from the coding sequence ATGAGCGCAGGACACAGCCACGCCCAAGTACGCGCCGGCCACGAACGCAAGTTATGGATCGCCCTGGGGCTGACCTCGAGTTTCATGATTGCCGAGGTGATCGGTGCCTTTATCACCGGCAGCCTGGCGCTGTTGTCCGACGCCGCCCACATGATGACCGACGCCCTGGCCCTGGCAATTTCCCTGGTGGCGATCCAGGTGGCCAAGCGCCCCGCCGACCGCAAGCGCACCTTTGGCTATGCGCGTTTCGAGATTCTGGCGGCGGCGTTTAACGCGCTGCTGCTGTTCGCCGTGGCGTTCTACATCCTTTATGAGGCGTATCAACGGCTGCAGGCGCCCGCCGAGATCCAGTCCACCGGCATGCTGGTGATCGCCGTGCTGGGGCTGATCGTTAACCTGATTTCCATGCGGTTGCTGAGTGCGGCCAGCGGCGAAAGCCTCAACGTGAAGGGCGCTTACCTGGAGGTCTGGAGCGACATGCTCGGCTCCATCGGCGTGATCATCGCGGCGCTGGTGATCATGTTCACCGGCTGGGGCTGGGTCGATTCGGTGGTGGCTGCGGCGATTGGCTTCTGGGTGTTGCCACGCACCTGGACCCTGCTCAAGGAAAGCATGAACGTGCTGCTGCAAGGTGTGCCGGATGGCATCGATATCGACAAGGTCGAGCAGGCGCTTCGTGGTGTGCCCGGAGTAAAGGACGTACACGATCTGCATATCTGGGCGCTCACCAGCGGCAAGAATGTGCTGAGTACTCACTTGGTGGCGGATTCGGCGCAAGGCTCCGAGCAACAGATCCTCAGCCAGGTGACGGAATTACTGCATGAACAATTCGATATCTCCCACGCCACCATTCAGGTGGAGGGCGACGGCTTTCACCACGATGAGCATGACGAGGTGCACGCCTGA